In Lolium rigidum isolate FL_2022 chromosome 7, APGP_CSIRO_Lrig_0.1, whole genome shotgun sequence, the DNA window ACACGGTGATCGCGGGGATAGCAGGCATGGGGGGCACTGTGAACTGGGGAACAGTGATCGCTGGCACAGCCGGCATCGGCGGCACCGTAACCTGTGGTATGGTGACCGCAGGCACTGTTGGTACCGGTGGGAGTGTAGTAGGCATGGTGGGCACGGGCGGCTTCGGTGCAGGGATGCCTGGGACAGCGGCAGGGGTTGCATTGGGGGATGCTGCCTCCGTCGAGTCGGCCAGGAGGCGACCGGCGTGGGTCATGTTGCCGCTTAGGATAGTGAGGGCCATGGCAATGGCCAAGAAGCTACAGCTGCTGGTAACCATTCTAGGAAGCTGTGCGCTATGAGGTTTCTAAGTAACTGATTGAAGGCTTGGCTCTTAGCTTGCTTGGTGCAAGACATCAGGAGTTGTGCATGTACATTTATACGGGACAGAACGACCAGGTGATCTGGGTTTGATTAGATTGGTTGTTGGCCAGATTAAGACAGGGCATGGCAAAGGGACTTCTGTATGGAGTTGGTGATGATCAGACCAGTGTGACGAGAAGGAGGTATTGACGTAGTGACAGACACTGGACTTGATTTCGCCAGTTAGTTCACCTCCCCACTGGTTCGAAATCAATGCGTGGGCATTGGATTAGCTTACCAGCAATTGGCCTAAATTCAGCCTTTTGGGTATTTGGTCAAGTAGTGACAATGCAAAGCAGATCACCAGTCTGTTTCGTGTTATAAGTCCATTTGGTAGGCTATTCTAGCCCGCGTCAACTTCAGAGGCCGCGCCAGGTCACGCGGGCGGCTGGTCTTCTGAGCCACCATCAATAGCACGCGGCCATTGATCGAACAACGGCATTGATGGTGGCCTCTCCCAGTCTTTTTTAAGGCTAGTGACCGCGCCTGCTGTC includes these proteins:
- the LOC124674200 gene encoding periaxin-like; its protein translation is MVTSSCSFLAIAMALTILSGNMTHAGRLLADSTEAASPNATPAAVPGIPAPKPPVPTMPTTLPPVPTVPAVTIPQVTVPPMPAVPAITVPQFTVPPMPAIPAITVSQGTLPPMPSVPAITVPQVTLPPMPAVVVPKVTLPPMPFIPKVTLPPMPSIPTMTMPMPFLAPPPSA